One window of the Phycisphaerae bacterium genome contains the following:
- a CDS encoding endo-1,3-alpha-glucanase family glycosylhydrolase produces the protein MSFFLAFLILISLNTNLTASNDISKPIIVAHYMSWYQTPDISGSWGFWQVNRPAIPQEYWHRPDKILQNNCRDISSVYYPVIGPYDSADPDLCEYHILLAKLAGIDAFVADWYGPDPSAEHPYDNIGFAAMRQAAEKLNFKVMICWEDRSMFPPISTGVKSRKDAITRGKEIIKYLKKEWFSSPAYLKIDNRPVLTNFAWGSPGKDINQPWLNSAEWNEVLNSIKPGPVFIHDWHKHRTVNEFQGYESVMPWGCTYHGDCDSIPVFWEDAEKAIGSYDRFSFLSGVVLPGFDNRGCGGWGSDGAIGITPRRNGDKFRATWEDCLKHNVKFIQIATWNDLNEGGTVEPVRNVVLHPEFGVEGYGYRELETIAEYAGKLKSFEFDKDSIRIPSQIYSLRKMVKSLNPDMAGQIDKARDYLLSGSTKKAQDLITGIFKLLPEAVKKDLD, from the coding sequence ATGAGTTTTTTTTTAGCTTTTTTGATTCTTATTTCCTTAAACACCAATCTGACAGCCTCTAACGATATAAGCAAACCAATTATAGTTGCTCATTATATGTCGTGGTATCAAACGCCTGACATATCCGGTTCATGGGGATTCTGGCAGGTAAACCGTCCTGCTATTCCACAAGAATACTGGCACCGGCCTGATAAAATTTTGCAGAACAATTGCCGTGACATATCTTCAGTTTATTATCCTGTTATTGGTCCTTACGATTCCGCTGACCCTGATTTATGCGAATATCATATCCTGCTTGCGAAACTGGCGGGAATAGATGCGTTTGTGGCCGATTGGTATGGTCCCGACCCGTCTGCCGAACATCCTTATGACAATATTGGTTTTGCTGCGATGCGGCAGGCAGCCGAGAAATTAAATTTCAAGGTGATGATATGCTGGGAAGACCGGTCAATGTTTCCGCCCATTTCCACAGGAGTCAAAAGTCGCAAAGATGCCATAACTCGCGGCAAGGAAATAATTAAGTATCTGAAAAAAGAATGGTTCAGTTCGCCTGCATATTTAAAAATAGACAATCGTCCGGTATTGACTAATTTTGCATGGGGCAGTCCGGGGAAAGATATAAATCAGCCATGGCTGAATTCTGCTGAATGGAATGAAGTGCTTAATTCCATAAAACCAGGACCTGTTTTTATTCACGACTGGCACAAACACAGAACCGTTAATGAATTTCAGGGATATGAATCGGTTATGCCGTGGGGCTGTACTTATCACGGCGATTGCGACTCGATACCTGTTTTCTGGGAAGATGCCGAAAAGGCGATTGGCAGTTACGACAGATTTTCATTTTTATCAGGTGTCGTTCTGCCGGGTTTTGATAATCGCGGCTGCGGCGGATGGGGCAGTGACGGGGCAATCGGAATTACACCTCGCAGGAATGGAGATAAATTTCGTGCAACGTGGGAAGATTGTTTAAAACATAACGTCAAATTTATTCAGATTGCTACATGGAACGATTTAAATGAAGGCGGAACAGTTGAGCCTGTCAGGAACGTCGTGCTGCATCCTGAGTTCGGAGTGGAAGGATATGGTTATCGCGAGCTGGAAACAATTGCGGAATACGCTGGTAAATTGAAGTCTTTTGAGTTTGACAAAGATTCCATCCGTATTCCGTCTCAGATATATTCTTTGAGGAAAATGGTTAAATCGCTGAATCCCGATATGGCCGGGCAAATCGATAAAGCCCGTGATTATTTACTGTCCGGCAGTACCAAAAAGGCTCAGGATTTAATAACAGGCATTTTTAAACTTCTCCCGGAAGCGGTAAAGAAGGATTTAGATTAA
- a CDS encoding sodium:solute symporter family protein: MNLHTVDIVIIGIYIVVVVVVGFLFSKLASKNVGSYFLAGNRIPWYLLGISNSSSMFDITGTMWLVYLLFAYGLKSAWIPWIWPTFNQIFGMVYLSIWLRRSNVLTGAAWINTRFGNDSGARLSHLSVVFFALVSVVGFIGYDFKGVGKFAAIFMPWHLSPNTYAVIIMAITTVYVITGGMYSVVLTDALKYVIMVVTSFIVAFIAMNRTTAAQITAAVPADWHNLGFGWNLHIDWSGLVDSLNGKMAEDGFGLFGIFFMMILFKGILASMAGPCPNYDMQRVLSTKSPREAALMSWFVSITQFIPRYMLITGVTVLALVYYTPQLNAMGSNVDFEQILPYIVNNFLPVGIVGLMLAGLLAAFMSTFDSTVNAGTAYIVIDIYKRYINPDANEKKYVYVSYICTILVVTVGILFGYMAKSIGSVTMWLVAGLYGGYLAPNVLKWYWWRLNGFGYFAGMAAGVVASLVFPMAFPKLTAINSFPFILLASGIASIAVSLLTKPEDDETLKKFYSDVRPWGFWKPVHQMVLKDNPSFEKNKDFKRDMVNITVGIIWQLSMPLISIYLIIKDYKSMFITIAVTFVTSVFLHFNWFRKLEKE, from the coding sequence ATGAATTTACATACCGTTGATATTGTAATTATAGGCATTTATATAGTAGTAGTTGTAGTAGTCGGTTTCCTTTTTTCCAAACTTGCATCAAAGAATGTCGGTTCGTATTTTCTCGCGGGCAATCGAATACCATGGTATCTGCTGGGCATATCCAATTCATCGAGTATGTTCGATATCACCGGCACGATGTGGCTGGTGTATCTGTTGTTTGCTTATGGTTTAAAAAGCGCCTGGATACCGTGGATTTGGCCGACGTTTAATCAGATATTCGGAATGGTATATCTTTCCATCTGGTTAAGAAGGTCGAACGTTTTAACGGGAGCTGCGTGGATAAATACAAGATTCGGAAACGATTCTGGCGCGAGATTATCACATCTCAGTGTTGTGTTTTTCGCGCTGGTTTCTGTTGTCGGTTTCATCGGTTATGATTTTAAAGGCGTGGGTAAGTTTGCCGCCATATTCATGCCGTGGCATTTATCTCCTAATACTTATGCCGTGATTATTATGGCTATTACGACGGTGTATGTAATAACAGGCGGTATGTACAGTGTGGTTCTGACCGATGCGCTGAAATATGTCATAATGGTTGTTACTTCGTTCATAGTCGCATTTATAGCGATGAACAGGACTACAGCGGCTCAGATTACTGCTGCTGTACCGGCAGATTGGCACAATCTCGGGTTTGGCTGGAACCTGCATATTGACTGGTCCGGCCTTGTGGATAGTTTGAACGGCAAAATGGCTGAGGACGGCTTCGGCCTTTTTGGGATTTTCTTTATGATGATTTTATTTAAGGGAATTTTAGCCAGTATGGCAGGGCCGTGTCCTAATTATGATATGCAGCGGGTTCTGTCAACCAAGAGTCCGCGTGAAGCCGCTCTTATGAGCTGGTTTGTTTCGATTACTCAGTTTATACCCCGCTATATGCTCATAACAGGTGTTACGGTACTTGCTCTCGTATATTATACTCCTCAGTTGAACGCGATGGGCAGCAATGTTGATTTTGAACAGATACTGCCTTACATCGTTAATAACTTTTTGCCGGTCGGCATTGTGGGACTGATGCTTGCCGGGCTGCTTGCGGCGTTTATGAGCACTTTCGATTCCACGGTTAACGCCGGTACAGCATATATTGTTATAGATATTTATAAACGTTATATAAATCCTGATGCCAATGAGAAAAAATATGTTTATGTAAGTTATATATGTACGATTCTTGTTGTCACCGTGGGAATTCTCTTCGGATATATGGCCAAATCCATCGGCTCGGTTACTATGTGGCTGGTCGCGGGATTATATGGCGGATATCTTGCGCCTAATGTCCTGAAATGGTACTGGTGGCGGCTCAACGGTTTTGGTTATTTTGCGGGAATGGCCGCCGGAGTCGTCGCATCGCTTGTGTTCCCAATGGCATTTCCGAAACTTACTGCAATTAACAGTTTTCCGTTTATTCTGCTTGCAAGCGGTATCGCTTCCATTGCGGTGAGTCTGCTTACAAAACCGGAAGATGATGAAACGCTGAAGAAGTTTTATTCGGATGTTCGGCCGTGGGGCTTTTGGAAACCTGTGCATCAGATGGTTCTGAAAGATAATCCGTCCTTTGAAAAAAACAAGGATTTCAAACGTGATATGGTGAATATTACCGTCGGAATTATCTGGCAGCTTTCAATGCCGCTCATATCGATATATTTGATTATTAAGGATTATAAATCTATGTTTATTACGATCGCTGTAACGTTCGTAACGTCGGTGTTCCTGCATTTTAACTGGTTCAGGAAACTCGAGAAAGAATAA
- a CDS encoding glycosidase, with protein MSIFKETTNNAGTSSGKVKSDLAYVNIKSRRASVKLQRFEGNPVISPNPANQWESFVTTNPGAWYDRQSGVVNLLYRAAGNDSRHVVRFGLAVSRDGYNFHRFDKPVISPSADGLDGGCMEDPRIVKMGQFYYITYATRVFPPGEYWLNDGKCYKSPDCSDEFPLCVRENHTTSHLLITKDFKNFIRAGRLTDPMMDDRDVVLFPEKIGGKFYMLHRPMEWCGKEYGTDYPAIWISSADDMLAFKKSKLLAKATFPWELKIGGNTPPIRTDAGWLTIYHAVGKDKYYRLGAILLDLEDPTKVKYRTRDWILQPETDYETQGCYSGGGVVFPCGKVIIDNKLFVYYGAADKYVGLATCKVDDLINYLLSCPVTGPGNESD; from the coding sequence ATGAGTATTTTTAAAGAAACAACCAACAATGCAGGGACGAGCAGTGGAAAGGTAAAGTCGGATTTGGCTTATGTGAACATTAAAAGCCGCAGAGCTTCGGTCAAACTGCAGCGTTTCGAAGGCAATCCTGTTATTTCGCCGAATCCTGCCAATCAGTGGGAAAGCTTTGTTACGACCAATCCCGGCGCATGGTATGACAGGCAATCAGGCGTTGTCAACTTGCTGTATCGTGCAGCAGGAAACGACTCCAGACATGTTGTGCGTTTTGGATTGGCTGTCAGCAGGGATGGATATAATTTTCATCGTTTCGATAAACCGGTGATTTCACCCAGTGCCGATGGCCTCGACGGCGGATGTATGGAAGACCCTCGAATAGTGAAGATGGGACAGTTCTATTATATAACCTATGCGACAAGAGTTTTTCCGCCGGGCGAATACTGGCTCAATGACGGCAAATGTTATAAAAGCCCGGATTGTTCGGATGAGTTTCCGCTTTGTGTCAGAGAAAATCACACGACATCGCATTTGCTGATAACAAAAGATTTTAAAAATTTTATAAGAGCAGGCCGGCTCACTGACCCGATGATGGATGACAGAGATGTTGTCCTGTTCCCGGAAAAAATCGGCGGAAAATTTTATATGCTTCACAGGCCGATGGAGTGGTGCGGAAAAGAATACGGCACTGACTACCCGGCGATATGGATTTCATCTGCCGATGATATGCTGGCTTTTAAAAAGAGCAAATTACTGGCGAAGGCGACATTTCCGTGGGAATTGAAAATAGGAGGTAATACGCCGCCGATACGAACTGATGCCGGCTGGCTTACGATATATCACGCGGTCGGAAAAGACAAATATTACCGTCTTGGGGCCATACTGCTTGATTTGGAAGACCCGACAAAGGTAAAATACAGGACAAGGGACTGGATTTTACAGCCTGAAACGGATTATGAGACGCAGGGCTGCTACTCTGGCGGCGGTGTGGTATTTCCGTGCGGCAAAGTTATTATTGATAATAAGTTATTTGTATATTACGGGGCAGCCGATAAATATGTAGGACTTGCAACCTGTAAAGTCGATGATTTAATTAATTATCTATTGAGTTGTCCAGTTACCGGGCCCGGTAATGAAAGCGATTAA
- a CDS encoding FHA domain-containing protein has translation MTAEICPGCGKVLTGDRPKFCENCGYDLNQRAEADSVSIEDSIQPEIEIANPQKAGFSLTPEQKESIFLEKMKVAIKDGDIPPDEASKLSALRERLGITADRAKELFEKVIQSFSPVQPGDLQDKPKGTSHGLVLSINTNHFYMEGFCGIIELQIQNLSDDVFDEVKTEISGNLLKNTYLWCCSRLDPCASGHECIPVEPSKAGEKLIRFSIALRKKDKWHAFWSDFILPVFENTKEFHNVLIQAEKLIDFGSVSDNAKYMGNSVRNNIENLIKFDRVRTANDLMKGYSNLNPDYKELKLVSDPGRSKQLTDSLAAAASYNSSAKRVIHPGRGSQTDTASLFIEAKDKLLNVVLIAKPSVTIGRARKNDIVARLLPSGEENNKQSCKITGDAHCYIDLNERGLLVKDNDSDNGTLLDEKTVDSKGRKITGSGQKLKLAGVLNLSIKCVNRLRDWLKDAPYKEIISELSGELWKTASKAELNSVTLERLNNLGSDDKQGCESYCLIYRIATIGSKPDCSLSFTDRGLEPVHAAILYLDEGFYLENLTELTNVFVNDFTLSKNELIPLGFGDRIRIDRMELRFQKKSQLFIDA, from the coding sequence GTGACAGCAGAAATTTGTCCGGGTTGTGGAAAAGTTTTAACAGGCGATAGGCCGAAGTTTTGCGAAAACTGCGGCTATGATTTGAATCAGCGGGCTGAGGCGGACAGTGTCTCTATTGAGGATAGCATACAGCCGGAGATTGAAATTGCGAACCCGCAAAAAGCCGGTTTCTCTTTAACGCCCGAGCAGAAGGAATCCATCTTTCTTGAAAAAATGAAAGTAGCGATAAAAGACGGCGATATTCCGCCCGATGAAGCCTCTAAACTGTCCGCTTTGCGGGAAAGGCTCGGTATTACCGCGGATAGAGCAAAGGAACTATTTGAAAAAGTAATACAATCTTTCAGCCCCGTTCAGCCGGGCGATTTGCAGGATAAGCCCAAAGGTACTTCTCATGGTTTGGTTCTGTCTATAAATACCAATCATTTTTATATGGAAGGTTTTTGCGGGATTATCGAACTGCAAATTCAGAACTTGAGCGATGACGTTTTTGATGAAGTGAAAACGGAAATTTCAGGGAATCTTTTGAAAAATACTTATTTGTGGTGCTGCAGTCGTCTTGACCCGTGTGCATCGGGACATGAATGTATTCCGGTTGAACCATCGAAGGCAGGTGAAAAATTAATTCGATTCAGTATAGCTCTTCGAAAAAAAGATAAATGGCATGCCTTCTGGTCGGACTTTATTCTGCCGGTTTTTGAAAATACAAAAGAGTTTCATAATGTTTTGATTCAGGCGGAGAAGTTGATTGATTTCGGCAGTGTTTCCGATAACGCCAAATATATGGGCAATTCCGTGAGGAATAATATTGAAAATCTCATAAAGTTTGACAGGGTCCGCACGGCCAACGACCTTATGAAGGGATATAGTAATTTGAATCCTGATTACAAGGAACTCAAGCTTGTTTCGGACCCTGGCCGCAGTAAGCAATTGACTGATTCTCTGGCAGCGGCCGCAAGTTACAACTCGTCTGCCAAAAGGGTTATACACCCCGGCAGAGGCTCGCAAACAGATACTGCCAGCCTGTTTATAGAAGCAAAGGATAAACTGCTCAATGTTGTTCTTATTGCAAAGCCGTCTGTAACAATCGGCCGGGCAAGAAAGAACGATATTGTTGCAAGACTGCTTCCAAGCGGCGAAGAAAATAATAAACAATCATGTAAAATTACCGGCGATGCGCACTGTTATATCGATTTGAATGAAAGAGGCTTATTGGTCAAAGATAACGATTCAGACAACGGAACTTTGCTGGATGAAAAGACGGTAGATTCAAAGGGCAGGAAAATCACCGGCAGTGGTCAAAAACTGAAATTGGCCGGTGTGCTTAATTTGTCGATTAAATGTGTAAATCGTCTCAGGGATTGGCTGAAAGACGCTCCTTACAAAGAAATTATCAGTGAGCTGTCAGGCGAACTGTGGAAGACAGCGTCAAAGGCTGAACTGAATTCAGTAACATTGGAACGGCTGAACAATCTCGGATCCGATGATAAGCAGGGCTGTGAAAGTTATTGCTTGATTTATCGTATTGCCACGATTGGCTCAAAACCAGATTGTTCTTTGAGCTTTACCGACAGGGGGCTTGAGCCGGTACATGCCGCTATTTTATATCTTGATGAGGGTTTCTATCTGGAGAACTTAACGGAATTGACAAATGTTTTTGTTAATGATTTTACACTTTCAAAAAATGAGCTTATTCCGCTTGGCTTTGGCGACAGGATTCGAATCGACAGAATGGAACTGCGATTCCAGAAAAAATCCCAATTGTTTATTGATGCTTGA
- a CDS encoding substrate-binding domain-containing protein has translation MPSPDNIYCMKKLPRIILMVEPLGEYLQGLLRGIAQYSNSNGPWVFYREPGKHEGTLPQLNPEEADGVIAKIANTAGARKKLPRTVPVILIGYREIIPEMPQIFGDTEAIGKVAAEYFLNKGFRNFAFCGFDEFHWSRERGKSFKLFLENKGYKVHLYRNLKGAMRKSWQLEQQDLAKWLRTLPKPVAILACNDDRGQHLISACKLGKMRIPDEISVLGVDNDKFVCSLTYPPLSSIALGTERAGYEAAQLLAKMMQMKKFINSSIMVRPTHVITRQSTDIIAAEDTLLSEAINYIQKHSNMDISVDDVAGEVMVSRRSLERKFRRQLNKSIYDEIRRIRVNRIISMLLETDLTIAQIGLAMGFKDITHTGRYFKEETGLSPLAYRRKFINQSL, from the coding sequence ATGCCAAGTCCGGATAATATATACTGTATGAAAAAACTGCCGCGAATAATTCTAATGGTCGAACCTTTAGGCGAGTATCTCCAGGGACTACTAAGGGGTATTGCGCAATATTCAAACTCAAACGGGCCATGGGTTTTTTACAGGGAGCCCGGCAAACACGAAGGTACACTGCCTCAGCTTAATCCCGAAGAAGCTGACGGCGTCATCGCCAAAATTGCCAACACTGCCGGTGCGAGAAAAAAACTTCCCCGGACAGTTCCGGTAATTCTTATCGGATATAGAGAAATTATTCCTGAGATGCCTCAGATTTTCGGCGACACTGAAGCTATCGGCAAAGTCGCCGCCGAGTATTTCCTCAATAAGGGATTCAGAAATTTCGCTTTTTGCGGCTTCGATGAGTTTCACTGGTCGCGGGAAAGAGGCAAAAGTTTCAAATTGTTTTTAGAAAACAAAGGATACAAAGTTCATTTATACAGAAATCTGAAAGGAGCTATGCGCAAGTCCTGGCAGCTCGAACAGCAGGACCTCGCTAAATGGCTCAGGACTTTGCCGAAACCTGTGGCTATTCTGGCATGTAATGACGACCGCGGACAGCATCTTATAAGCGCATGCAAACTCGGCAAAATGCGAATTCCTGACGAGATTTCAGTCCTCGGAGTTGATAACGACAAATTTGTATGCTCGTTAACTTACCCGCCGCTTTCGAGTATAGCTCTTGGTACAGAACGGGCAGGTTATGAAGCCGCGCAGCTTTTGGCAAAAATGATGCAAATGAAAAAATTCATTAATTCGAGCATTATGGTCAGGCCTACCCATGTTATAACAAGACAATCTACCGATATCATCGCGGCAGAAGATACGCTGCTTTCCGAAGCTATAAATTACATCCAGAAACATTCAAATATGGATATCTCCGTTGATGATGTAGCCGGCGAGGTAATGGTATCAAGAAGAAGTCTCGAAAGAAAGTTTCGCAGGCAGTTGAACAAATCCATTTATGATGAAATCCGGCGTATAAGAGTAAACAGAATTATCTCAATGCTGCTCGAGACCGACCTGACAATAGCACAAATCGGCCTTGCCATGGGTTTTAAAGATATCACACACACAGGCAGGTATTTTAAGGAAGAAACCGGCCTTTCGCCGCTGGCTTACAGAAGAAAATTTATTAACCAATCACTTTAA
- a CDS encoding prepilin-type N-terminal cleavage/methylation domain-containing protein, translating to MKKNGFTLVELLVVVSIIALLLAMLLPSLNKAREMGRTIMCENNLKQLGTAWYAYAMANDGRLVCALNYRSDDEGDVLRVNYSRYAWVWAPTDPVTGKTIKDNVKPTIEQEKEGIKRGKLFSYASDLNVFHCSDDKSGHFRSYSIPDTMNGEQTFIPKSSTYAKAWDSLTNLVQIRRPSEKYVMVEETDPRNYNMDSWMPDINKTDMTISADPITVRHSRSSRSCFAFADGHAMQRSWSIELSKLFASYEKTKTPYPFRVFRAATEDGKNDILWVYNCFWAKKDK from the coding sequence ATGAAGAAAAATGGTTTCACTCTTGTTGAGCTTTTGGTGGTTGTTTCCATCATCGCCTTGCTGCTTGCGATGCTGCTGCCATCATTGAACAAGGCCAGGGAGATGGGCAGAACCATTATGTGCGAGAATAATCTTAAACAACTCGGCACGGCCTGGTATGCTTATGCTATGGCAAATGACGGCAGACTGGTATGTGCATTGAACTATAGAAGTGATGACGAGGGAGATGTATTACGAGTAAACTACTCCAGATATGCCTGGGTATGGGCTCCGACCGATCCTGTCACCGGCAAAACAATAAAGGATAATGTTAAGCCTACAATTGAGCAGGAAAAGGAAGGCATAAAAAGAGGCAAACTGTTTTCCTACGCATCAGACCTAAATGTATTCCATTGTAGCGACGATAAAAGCGGCCACTTTAGGAGTTATTCCATACCGGATACTATGAACGGTGAACAAACATTTATCCCAAAGAGCAGTACGTATGCCAAAGCATGGGACAGCCTGACAAATTTGGTGCAGATAAGAAGACCGAGTGAAAAATATGTAATGGTAGAAGAAACTGACCCGCGGAATTATAATATGGATTCCTGGATGCCTGATATCAATAAAACCGACATGACTATAAGCGCCGACCCTATTACAGTCAGACATTCACGTTCGAGCAGAAGTTGTTTTGCATTTGCCGACGGCCATGCTATGCAAAGAAGCTGGTCGATAGAACTTAGTAAACTTTTCGCATCTTATGAAAAAACTAAAACACCATATCCTTTTAGAGTGTTTAGAGCTGCAACAGAAGATGGCAAAAACGATATACTTTGGGTGTATAATTGCTTCTGGGCCAAAAAAGACAAGTGA
- a CDS encoding glycoside hydrolase family 99-like domain-containing protein, with amino-acid sequence MELKRKLLVVFACLIFCFSCVFSQETGGSKKEVYAHFVTWFKTVEFSGRWEMWNSDWKQSPHDPNVIFLDGKRDLAVTSYPLTGPYDTSDPDILEYQFLLMKLSGIDGIIVDWDGRRINKYRHEGLMSILPYLEKYNMKLMMCFEEWCGYWPKGTFADREAEIKAAQDELQWMTETFLNKSFYGTVNGVKPVLVFRKVPDQWFNPTEWLRISEAFKDTPVKLIFDLGAYQQFGQAAGGKYFWVGSFDPKTNSSDLDFCKNVYTDFFKVKNQQIKDEIVFGGVTPGFDDTPVWGWGTGARKAPRYDGKRFDLTWQMSIDNNVDVVQIITWNDWNEGTQIEPCDKYGYKYLEMNKKYVAKYKGVEDNVPNDVLKIPLKLYKARKESKSDKAILDELSKALFEKDFGKAKTLAEKL; translated from the coding sequence ATGGAATTGAAAAGAAAACTTCTGGTAGTTTTTGCCTGTTTGATTTTCTGCTTTAGTTGTGTTTTTTCGCAGGAAACCGGCGGCAGCAAAAAGGAAGTTTACGCTCATTTTGTTACATGGTTCAAGACTGTGGAATTTTCCGGCAGATGGGAAATGTGGAATTCGGACTGGAAGCAAAGCCCGCACGACCCCAATGTTATTTTTCTTGATGGCAAACGCGATTTGGCGGTAACCAGTTATCCGCTCACAGGGCCGTATGATACTTCAGACCCCGATATTCTCGAATATCAGTTCCTGCTGATGAAGTTAAGCGGGATAGACGGCATAATCGTCGACTGGGACGGAAGAAGGATAAATAAATACCGCCACGAAGGTTTGATGTCAATTCTGCCGTACCTCGAAAAATATAATATGAAATTGATGATGTGTTTCGAGGAATGGTGCGGTTATTGGCCTAAGGGCACATTTGCCGACAGGGAGGCGGAAATTAAAGCCGCTCAGGATGAATTGCAGTGGATGACTGAAACGTTTCTGAATAAATCTTTTTATGGAACGGTTAACGGCGTAAAGCCTGTTCTTGTTTTCAGGAAAGTTCCGGATCAGTGGTTCAATCCTACTGAATGGCTCAGGATATCGGAAGCTTTCAAAGATACGCCTGTTAAGCTGATTTTTGACCTCGGCGCTTATCAGCAATTCGGTCAAGCCGCCGGTGGAAAATATTTCTGGGTCGGCAGTTTCGACCCGAAGACAAACAGCAGCGACCTTGATTTTTGCAAAAATGTTTATACTGATTTCTTTAAAGTAAAAAATCAGCAGATTAAAGATGAAATTGTATTCGGCGGGGTAACGCCCGGCTTTGACGATACTCCTGTTTGGGGCTGGGGAACCGGTGCAAGAAAAGCGCCGAGATACGACGGCAAAAGATTTGACCTGACCTGGCAGATGTCGATTGATAATAATGTCGATGTCGTTCAAATAATAACATGGAACGACTGGAACGAGGGTACGCAGATTGAGCCGTGCGATAAATATGGTTACAAGTATCTTGAGATGAATAAAAAGTACGTGGCTAAATACAAGGGTGTTGAAGATAATGTTCCAAACGATGTTTTGAAAATACCGCTGAAGCTTTACAAGGCAAGGAAAGAAAGTAAATCTGACAAGGCAATTCTTGATGAATTAAGCAAGGCCCTTTTTGAAAAGGATTTTGGCAAGGCGAAGACCCTTGCCGAAAAGCTTTAA